The following proteins are encoded in a genomic region of Opitutaceae bacterium:
- a CDS encoding methyltransferase domain-containing protein has translation MLGIFRDDHLRLDLNTALQRIAILDAELYRTRAAAAGTSAAFAEWTKRSSNEIDSLLASSDHALQQIEVLQGRLECMMPVLNDTAATVARLGQLEPTLAGLSHALKELKDTVQSDALRVESGLTHLVEVLTGVDQQLKHVSESVSSHAGRLGQTQEQVGHIASDFSMIVLENTKLREEARSVAERVEALAVQVTEGKTILGRVSRLAGAVHSKSFDQFYLEFENHFRGSREDILVKMADYLPEVRRSGAGSPSAPILDLGCGRGEWLELLTKDGLAAFGHDLSSRMVEECRSLGLHVEQGDAIDRLHSTSSNSLGAVSSFHLVEHIPLGSLLEFLEECHRVLRPGGLLILETPNPQNLIVGACNFYIDPTHRNPIPPMTLRFMVERLGFEHVRVIPKHPFSSENRFVDPKSDCENRLNEFFFGAQDYAILATKRS, from the coding sequence ATGCTTGGGATCTTTCGGGATGATCATCTGCGTTTAGATCTAAATACGGCGCTGCAACGGATCGCGATCCTTGATGCAGAATTGTATCGGACGCGCGCGGCTGCGGCGGGCACGTCTGCAGCATTCGCCGAATGGACCAAACGATCTTCAAACGAAATCGATAGCCTGCTTGCGTCGTCTGATCACGCCTTGCAGCAAATCGAGGTATTACAGGGGAGGCTCGAATGCATGATGCCGGTCCTCAACGACACGGCCGCTACGGTCGCAAGACTCGGCCAACTTGAACCTACGCTGGCCGGTCTTTCGCACGCTTTGAAGGAGTTAAAGGATACCGTGCAAAGTGATGCGCTAAGGGTGGAATCCGGACTTACTCACTTGGTCGAAGTGCTTACCGGCGTTGATCAGCAGTTGAAGCATGTTTCCGAGTCTGTTTCCAGCCACGCTGGACGTCTTGGCCAAACCCAGGAGCAAGTCGGTCACATCGCCTCGGATTTCAGCATGATCGTCCTCGAGAACACGAAGCTCAGGGAAGAAGCACGCTCTGTCGCTGAACGCGTCGAAGCGCTTGCAGTGCAGGTCACAGAAGGAAAAACAATTCTCGGTCGAGTTAGCCGCCTCGCCGGAGCCGTACATTCAAAGTCGTTTGATCAGTTCTACCTTGAATTTGAGAATCACTTCCGGGGCAGTCGGGAGGATATTTTGGTGAAGATGGCGGATTATCTGCCCGAGGTACGCCGGTCGGGGGCGGGTTCACCGAGTGCCCCGATTCTCGATCTTGGCTGCGGGCGCGGGGAATGGCTGGAACTTCTGACTAAAGATGGCCTAGCCGCCTTTGGGCATGATCTCAGCTCTAGGATGGTGGAGGAATGCAGGTCGCTCGGCTTGCATGTGGAGCAGGGCGACGCGATTGATCGGCTACATTCGACCTCCTCGAATTCTCTGGGCGCGGTCTCGTCATTCCACCTCGTGGAGCATATTCCTCTGGGGTCATTGCTCGAATTTCTTGAGGAATGCCATCGGGTGCTCCGCCCGGGCGGCCTGTTGATTCTTGAGACGCCGAATCCCCAGAATCTAATCGTCGGTGCATGCAATTTCTATATCGATCCCACCCATCGCAACCCCATCCCTCCGATGACCTTACGCTTTATGGTGGAGCGGCTCGGTTTCGAGCACGTAAGGGTGATCCCAAAACATCCATTCAGCAGTGAGAACCGCTTCGTGGATCCTAAATCGGATTGTGAGAATCGTCTGAACGAGTTTTTCTTCGGTGCTCAGGACTATGCCATTTTGGCGACCAAGCGCTCCTGA
- a CDS encoding glycosyltransferase family 4 protein — translation MSAVPRVLICHERFLPRFGADRVLILIGKELKARGWAVDFMGQKFPEDRLRDAANEIIEIPSPSDYIQFDLETATWLKLWISSKAPAYQLVIVGGWPFFSSISQFRSVAPKVLFIDCGVVPNEGYDPGVQRILDHLRELRRANLDFCTHIAANSDFTLRTQTLPETSGKPVARAVLNGIDHLFAPGSIKAMFPAKPLLDVRALKAEGRRPILLLGRFEKIGYKNSKTGLEVFKILRRADPSVVLLTLDHKEALPLDWEIQDHVVGLGFPDDETLVQVMEECELGLSVSLWEGFNLPIAEMYRLRRPALCFNLAAHPEVVLRPWFLCEDTIEMAAKAAVILTKGSKHALINEDDAAAYRARFTWRSFMEQIEDLLSV, via the coding sequence ATGAGTGCGGTACCTCGTGTATTGATTTGCCACGAGCGATTTCTGCCGCGCTTTGGCGCCGACCGAGTACTGATCCTGATCGGCAAAGAGCTCAAGGCGAGAGGATGGGCGGTTGACTTTATGGGGCAGAAATTCCCCGAGGATCGTCTCCGGGATGCTGCAAATGAAATCATCGAGATTCCGTCGCCCTCGGACTATATCCAGTTTGATTTGGAAACTGCGACCTGGCTTAAGCTGTGGATCAGCAGCAAGGCGCCCGCTTATCAACTCGTCATTGTGGGCGGCTGGCCCTTCTTTTCGTCCATATCGCAGTTCCGTTCCGTCGCACCTAAGGTCCTCTTCATTGACTGTGGTGTCGTTCCCAACGAAGGCTATGATCCTGGCGTGCAGCGTATCCTTGATCACCTGCGTGAACTTCGACGTGCGAACTTGGATTTTTGCACGCACATCGCCGCAAACAGCGACTTTACTTTGCGTACTCAAACGTTGCCTGAAACGTCAGGCAAGCCTGTTGCACGGGCGGTTCTGAATGGGATCGATCACCTTTTTGCCCCGGGATCAATCAAGGCAATGTTTCCCGCAAAACCGCTCTTGGATGTTCGAGCACTGAAGGCTGAAGGTCGGCGTCCCATTTTGCTTTTGGGCCGCTTCGAGAAGATTGGCTACAAGAACTCCAAGACCGGTCTGGAAGTATTTAAAATCCTTAGGAGAGCGGACCCTTCTGTCGTGCTCCTCACCCTGGACCATAAGGAGGCCCTTCCCCTAGACTGGGAGATCCAAGATCACGTCGTTGGCTTGGGATTTCCGGACGATGAGACGCTGGTACAGGTAATGGAGGAATGTGAACTCGGGTTGTCTGTTTCCCTTTGGGAGGGCTTCAACCTTCCAATAGCCGAAATGTACCGCCTGCGCCGTCCGGCCTTATGTTTCAATCTCGCAGCGCATCCGGAGGTGGTGCTGCGCCCTTGGTTCCTGTGCGAAGACACTATCGAGATGGCTGCCAAAGCTGCGGTGATCCTAACTAAGGGTAGCAAACATGCTCTGATAAACGAGGATGATGCCGCTGCTTATCGCGCCCGCTTCACCTGGAGATCATTCATGGAGCAAATCGAGGATCTTCTTTCAGTCTAA
- a CDS encoding glycosyltransferase has translation MLTSSDIINGKGPKCDHLQHSYCPPDADSWISAGACFYGVDVLDGLLFGGHGPEYAPAKALLDRHFSEFEDRRRARAEAIVRFSPDAVLLFNPACILDPILDEIANLPALKSCPILSYVSDDWLIAWERSNPLIFLWRFLDSARGQPQLLSLSRLKLLESCLLWEKQGVFRFLSEPRMHHRFFTSRSLQMRYEREKPDAALGSVLPWGLPQLKDYRALPEERLRKEEPLTLVVTGQIEPHKGIYDLLQALLLTKRPNKLVLFGDTQTQHANFCRKFVEHSDLSGRVEFAGRLPPDKVWITAVEKAEVYLLPSRFIPGVFQEPFSIALLQAMASKFPVIASDGGGSPEAIASGENGLLHVANSPASIASAIDAVELNRTATAKLAKAALDRAHTYYSIETMTSKIEEYAQKLVASRRAACGSVGIPTLRRGNIFYLVHNANRDPANSGCVRVARRLGNVLQKEVRPWFVRWKPELAAVTFLDPVGAEYLSRFNGPSKCDVEEPHLRENGEVPIHLSRQCAAEIKNAWLILPELLDSQLLLDILAYARRQRMKCAAIFYDAIPLLRPELCSDEIRANHAAYMDALARCDLVIPISEFSSRCLLDHWTNRNIQPCKVVPILLAGEFNHHPLPKLTDARLDVEMLCVSTIEPRKNHKSLLAALDVLDRKAPELKWRMHFVGNSYAGALELSQQLESRCQRDSRIVWHRIVDDQRLGELYQRSDFTIYPSLIEGYGLPIVESVWHGKPCVCSKDGVMAELAADGGCVPVDVESPEAIADAIKCLMEDVAFREKLSKEASARVLKTWHRYGCEVLSALDLLPSPSASFTGQLRNLDDTLYPNCLHAGGGWQMSPAERAALTTLLYRVQPRVAIEVGTYKGGSLSLIRQFAHTVFSLDIDSTIPTRFRYMSNVSFLTAPSSESLPILFQELTAANLPVHFVLIDGDHSRTGVAVDVRSVIAQRPLETTYLLMHDSFNPDCRAGILDVDWASCPYVHSVEIDHVQGTVVDQPGGPFDGQMWGGFALAVLHASKRTGALHITQSARRSFERCRQSTL, from the coding sequence GTGCTTACCTCGTCCGATATTATCAACGGGAAGGGACCAAAGTGTGACCACCTCCAGCATTCTTACTGCCCGCCCGACGCTGATAGTTGGATCAGTGCGGGCGCCTGCTTCTACGGCGTGGACGTCCTAGATGGACTGCTGTTCGGCGGGCATGGTCCTGAATATGCGCCTGCCAAGGCACTGCTCGACCGGCATTTCTCCGAGTTCGAAGACCGAAGGCGTGCACGCGCAGAAGCCATCGTGAGGTTCTCGCCCGATGCCGTCCTGCTTTTCAACCCGGCATGCATCCTTGACCCGATCCTTGACGAGATTGCCAACTTGCCGGCCCTAAAGTCTTGTCCCATTCTTTCTTACGTGAGCGACGACTGGCTGATTGCCTGGGAGCGTAGTAATCCGCTCATTTTTCTTTGGCGTTTTCTGGATTCAGCCCGCGGCCAGCCTCAGCTGCTTTCTCTTTCCCGGCTCAAGCTCCTTGAGAGCTGTTTACTCTGGGAGAAACAGGGCGTGTTCCGATTCCTATCCGAGCCTCGGATGCACCACCGTTTTTTTACCAGTCGCTCTCTCCAGATGCGCTATGAGCGGGAAAAACCGGACGCCGCGTTGGGATCCGTGCTTCCTTGGGGATTACCTCAGCTCAAGGACTATCGCGCGCTTCCCGAGGAGAGGCTTCGCAAGGAGGAGCCTCTTACTTTGGTCGTTACTGGCCAAATCGAGCCGCACAAGGGGATCTATGATTTATTGCAGGCTCTTTTGCTGACCAAACGGCCGAACAAGCTCGTGCTGTTTGGCGACACGCAGACACAGCATGCAAACTTTTGCCGAAAATTTGTTGAACATTCTGACCTGAGTGGACGGGTTGAGTTTGCAGGCCGTTTGCCCCCCGACAAAGTTTGGATCACGGCTGTTGAGAAGGCGGAGGTCTACCTATTGCCTTCCCGTTTCATACCAGGGGTGTTTCAGGAGCCATTCAGCATTGCCTTGTTGCAGGCAATGGCTTCAAAGTTTCCTGTGATTGCCTCCGATGGCGGCGGCTCACCAGAAGCCATCGCAAGCGGCGAGAACGGATTGCTCCATGTAGCCAATTCCCCGGCATCGATCGCATCAGCCATCGACGCCGTGGAGCTCAATAGAACCGCCACTGCGAAGCTCGCAAAAGCCGCGCTCGACCGTGCACATACCTATTACTCCATCGAAACCATGACATCGAAGATCGAGGAATATGCTCAGAAGCTTGTCGCTTCGAGACGTGCCGCGTGCGGATCGGTTGGGATCCCAACGCTGAGACGAGGGAATATTTTCTATCTCGTTCATAATGCGAATCGAGATCCTGCGAATTCAGGCTGCGTACGCGTGGCGCGTCGGCTCGGAAATGTGCTGCAGAAAGAAGTAAGACCCTGGTTCGTGCGCTGGAAACCAGAGTTGGCCGCAGTAACTTTCCTTGATCCGGTGGGCGCAGAGTATCTGAGCCGCTTCAACGGGCCCTCTAAATGCGATGTGGAGGAACCGCACCTTAGAGAGAACGGAGAAGTCCCGATCCATCTGTCCAGGCAGTGCGCAGCTGAGATCAAGAACGCCTGGTTAATACTTCCCGAGCTTCTCGATTCGCAGCTGCTTCTCGACATACTAGCCTATGCTCGACGTCAAAGGATGAAGTGCGCGGCGATTTTCTACGACGCCATACCGCTTTTACGTCCGGAACTGTGCTCCGACGAAATTCGCGCGAACCACGCCGCATACATGGACGCCCTTGCACGGTGTGATTTAGTCATCCCTATCAGTGAGTTTTCCTCGCGTTGCCTGCTGGACCACTGGACCAATCGCAATATACAACCCTGTAAGGTTGTGCCAATTCTCCTCGCCGGTGAATTCAACCATCATCCCCTTCCCAAGCTAACCGACGCGCGACTAGACGTCGAAATGCTCTGCGTCTCCACGATCGAACCCAGGAAGAATCACAAGTCGCTTCTGGCCGCGCTCGATGTTTTGGATCGAAAGGCACCGGAGCTCAAGTGGAGGATGCATTTCGTCGGCAACTCCTACGCGGGTGCGTTGGAACTCTCGCAACAGTTGGAGTCCCGCTGCCAGCGTGACAGTCGCATCGTTTGGCATCGTATTGTCGATGACCAACGGCTGGGGGAGCTCTATCAACGTTCGGATTTCACAATCTACCCTTCGCTCATCGAAGGGTACGGACTGCCAATTGTGGAGAGCGTTTGGCATGGCAAACCTTGTGTCTGCTCCAAAGATGGGGTGATGGCGGAATTGGCTGCAGATGGAGGCTGCGTGCCTGTAGATGTTGAGAGCCCGGAAGCCATAGCTGATGCAATAAAGTGCCTGATGGAGGACGTAGCATTCCGCGAAAAGCTAAGCAAGGAAGCCTCCGCCCGGGTGCTTAAGACCTGGCACCGCTATGGGTGCGAAGTGCTTTCGGCCCTGGATTTGTTGCCGTCGCCGTCCGCAAGCTTTACGGGTCAGTTGCGAAATCTTGACGATACACTCTACCCAAACTGTCTGCATGCAGGCGGTGGCTGGCAGATGTCGCCTGCCGAGAGAGCTGCGCTCACGACCTTGCTGTATCGAGTTCAACCTCGGGTGGCAATTGAAGTTGGCACCTACAAGGGAGGGAGTCTCTCGCTTATCAGGCAGTTCGCACACACGGTCTTCTCGCTGGATATTGACTCAACAATCCCGACGCGTTTCCGATACATGTCGAATGTGAGTTTCCTCACAGCACCTTCTTCAGAAAGCTTGCCAATACTGTTCCAGGAACTCACTGCCGCCAACCTCCCCGTCCATTTTGTGCTGATTGATGGCGATCACTCAAGGACCGGTGTTGCGGTTGATGTACGATCGGTCATTGCACAGCGACCGTTGGAGACGACCTATTTGCTGATGCACGATAGTTTCAACCCAGACTGTCGTGCAGGCATTCTCGATGTCGACTGGGCGTCCTGTCCTTACGTCCATTCGGTCGAAATTGACCATGTCCAAGGGACAGTTGTTGACCAGCCTGGAGGACCGTTCGACGGTCAGATGTGGGGGGGATTTGCCTTGGCTGTACTGCACGCGAGCAAGCGGACGGGGGCTCTCCACATCACGCAGTCCGCTCGTCGCTCTTTCGAGCGTTGCCGACAATCGACCTTGTGA